The DNA sequence AGAAGCCTGAAGCTGTACTTCAACAGTAAACTTTCAATAATAAGTTGGAACAAGGAGTAAATGAAATGGAACAAAATGCATTGTTTTACCCCCATATCGGTTTACATAACCCCTCATGGATTAAGGCAATGGCTCTTTTTTACGACACTATTTATCGGATCGTTCCAGACAATGTAATCCCTGACGATTCTCCAGAATTACAGCCTTTGCTTGAAGAGGGGTCAATTGGGAGAATGATTGATCCTGCAAAATACTCAAAACAAGCTTCCGAGGAGTTCTTGGCTAAAATCGATGATTGGCGCGCCGCAGCCCTATGCTTCAGTGATGAAGAAGAACAAGAGCTATCAAGGCTACACACTGATAAGACAGATGAAAGAGTACGCGAGCTTTTCCGCGAAGCAGGATATAAAGAAGAAAATAATTGGATGTATGTTCCGACTGCGCTTGCTTCAAACTTCATGCTCTATATGGCTAATTTGATAGGAACGCAAAACAAATTGTCGCTCATTACAAGTGATTGGGGCGCTTGGACGGGGACAAGTTATTTTGGTCTCAATGGGCAGATAGACGAATTTATTATCAATATTGGACAAGAATGTGACGATGATTTTGCTGAAGCTTTCGGGCTTTTTGGGCTTGTTTTGAGTGAGCTTGTTCCTATAAATATTGCAGAAATTCCCGCAAATGACATACTCAAGTTCCGAGATAAAAGACGAGATGAAATAAACAATTTTAGAAAATGTATGCATGATTTACGTGAAGAATTATCAAAGCTTGAATCACATGAAGTTAAGATCGGTACAATACAAGACAAGGTAAAAGAGTTGATTAGAGTGCAGGATCAGTATAAGTCAAGTGCTGATATCATAAAAGCTAAGGGCTGGTTTGGTGTTTCACTGATGGGTTTTCCTGCTCCAATGATATTTGGCCAGCTATTTTCAATTCCACATGCTTCTACTGTTGCTTTAGGTGCTGCAGGGCTTTCAATTGGTGGTTTATTCAATATCCAAAACACGAAAGAAGAACTTAGAAAACTTAATCAGCAAAACACTGCATCGTTCTTGGTTGAGTTACGAAAATCCTTCAAAGGGTATACTCATGCCAGGGGCGGCGGAGATATTAATTTCCACGCATTCAATTGCATGGAAGAATACGTAAACGACTAATCGAAACCCGCCAAGTAATTTGGAGATAAATTCGTGAAACCTCGATGTGATAATCCAGATGAATGTTACAGGTGTTTAACATCCCCTGCTGCGCCTCGCTTTGCTCCACGTTTAAAATTCATTCCGCGTTCCATTCTTCAAGCCTGTAAAGTTTCAGCAAAACTCGACACCCCATCTTTTGAAATACAATCGTTCTGCAATCGAGACCTTGAGTTTAAAAAACTCTCAAAGGCTGCGAGAGAAGATTTGAAAGTTTTTCTGGAAGAGGTAAATTCAGAAAAGGCAATAGTTGATAAGTACATGGCTGAACAAGCTATAGATGAAGAACGTGTATCCTACGACCCACTAGAACACCACGAATCCCATGTGTTGTTTAAAATAGATACTGAACTTCACAGAGCGTTTAGCCGTCTAAATAACTCAATCTCTAGTTTTTCGAATACGCTAGGATCAACATTCATTACCTTTAAAGATATATCCGGATACAAAATAGGATATGGAGAAATCAATTATTGGCATGTTTCTGCACTTCAAGATGCTTATCTTCTTCGTACTAGGCTTTTCATGGCAATGGACTTTATTTACGCATTGCATTTGGCAGAATCATCAACTGCTATCGATTATACTGAGTGGAAAAGCAAAGCTGTAAAAAAGTTCAATATCAAATTCAACATTTCTTCTCGCAATCGACTTATTCACACGCGGTTTCTTGACGCGAGAAGCCCTGTCTTAATGTACATAGTTCATGTAGGTGATGATATAAGAGAGCGATTTTTGAAAGATGCAAGGATTCAACAGCACTTGAGTGATGAAAAAATTTCGTGGGAACAGTATGTTAAAGAACTTAGAACGGCAGTTTTGTCATACTCAGACTTTATTTCTGAATCAGTCAGGCTGTTGAACATTCTCAACCAAATATGAAACTGACCAAGTTCCAATACGCGCTCAGGCCATGGCCGGGCGATAAAGCTGCCCGCCAGTTCAAGCGCAGCACCGTTATAGCGAAATCAGCTCTTCCCAGTGCCCACTTTTGTCCGTACCGGGGAGCCAGTACGGACTCGAACCAAGACCATATCCTCGCCCGCTTGACACCCCATCCCCGCCGCGCTACACTCAACTGTGTAAAATATCTACTCAAACTGGGCCGCCAATAAGCGCGGGATGCGCCGCTCCGCAGAGCGAATCCCGCCCCAACTCAGGAGCACATATGCCCAACGATACAAGACTGGACGCCCTGCGCGCCAAGATCGCCACCTATGGCAAGGAGAACCAGGGGGAACTGCTGTACGCCCTCTCCGAGGGAGCCCGGCTGCTGTCGGGGAGCGAACGGGTGCGCATCTACCTGGAGGACCTGACCCGGGGGGCGCTCTCCTGCGTGTATGCCACCGGCGACCAGGCGGCGGCCATCCGCGACGTGCATTTCCCCATCATCTCCACCGAGACCGTGGTTTCCAGCGTCTTCGTCAGCCAGTATCCCGTGGATTTCAAGAGCGCCACGGCCCCACTCCAATCGGCCGACCGCCTCTTCGCCGAGACCTTCGGCTTTCGCGCCGCCTGGATCATGCCGGTGGTGAGCCTGGGCAAATCCATCGGCGTGCTCTGCGTCGACAGCGAGGCGGGCGGGGAGATCCTGAACGCCCAGGACAAGTCCCTTCTGGCCGATTTCGCCGGTTTCACGGCCGACCGGCTCGACCAGGCCCGCATCTACCACCAGCAGGTGCAGTTGGCCCGCCGCCTGGAGGAGTTCAAGGCCCGGGAGGCGGCGGGCATGATGGTGCAGTCGGCGGTGCGGCTGATCGAGAAGCTTTCCCTGGCGTCGGTCCTCGTGCCGGGGCAGCAGCCGGGTGCGGTGGTGGGTGAACTGGAAATCCTGGCCAGCTATTCGGAGGACGCGGGACTCAAGGCGCTCTACGACCAGCAGGGCTCCATCGACCTGCACCGGGGCAAATCGCTGATCTCCCTGTATGTGAACGATCAGGCGGTGATCGACGACGAGCGCCTGCTCAAGCCGATCTTCATCGCCGACCTGACCCAGCACCGGCTGCAAAAGCGGGAGTTGACCGAGTCCATGGCCCTGCGTTCGCTGTATGTGGTGCCGCGCTTCGAGCCCAAGAGCCGCCGCGTCATCTGCCTGGTGAACTATTTCTCCCACGACCTGTACCGTTTCAGCGATTTCGAGATGGGGCTGTTGCAGACCCACGCCGAGATGGTGGAACGGGTCATCAGCGAGGTGGGGGGCGAACACCTGGAGATCCGGGTCCTGTCCGAGATCACCGACCTATTGAACGAGAGTACCGAGAGCCTCCAGCCGTTTTTGACCAAGGTGCTCTCCAAGGCCACCGAACTGATCGGCGCGGATACCGGCAGCATCGCCGTGGTCAGCGAGCGGGACGGGGTCAAGTGGCTGGTGGTGGAGGACGAGGCCGGGACAATCATCGGCGCCAAGAACAAGGAGTGGCTCAAGAGGTATATCCCGCCGTTTCTCATCGGTGGCGAGGAGTTGCCGCCCGAGGAGCGCAGCCTCACCGGCTACGTGGCCTTCACCAAGCAGCCCAAGATCATAGCAAAGGTCGAGGAGGAACAGCAGGCCGGCGGCTTCCACCGCTCCATGAGCGATCTCCTGAAGAGCGAGATCGCCGTGCCGGTCATCTGCGACGACGAGGTGATCGCGGTGATCTGCC is a window from the Oryzomonas sagensis genome containing:
- a CDS encoding GPMC system transcriptional regulator, translating into MPNDTRLDALRAKIATYGKENQGELLYALSEGARLLSGSERVRIYLEDLTRGALSCVYATGDQAAAIRDVHFPIISTETVVSSVFVSQYPVDFKSATAPLQSADRLFAETFGFRAAWIMPVVSLGKSIGVLCVDSEAGGEILNAQDKSLLADFAGFTADRLDQARIYHQQVQLARRLEEFKAREAAGMMVQSAVRLIEKLSLASVLVPGQQPGAVVGELEILASYSEDAGLKALYDQQGSIDLHRGKSLISLYVNDQAVIDDERLLKPIFIADLTQHRLQKRELTESMALRSLYVVPRFEPKSRRVICLVNYFSHDLYRFSDFEMGLLQTHAEMVERVISEVGGEHLEIRVLSEITDLLNESTESLQPFLTKVLSKATELIGADTGSIAVVSERDGVKWLVVEDEAGTIIGAKNKEWLKRYIPPFLIGGEELPPEERSLTGYVAFTKQPKIIAKVEEEQQAGGFHRSMSDLLKSEIAVPVICDDEVIAVICLNSLYHDHFREEHRRILQIIGSLTARHISDLQRIERLQGEVNRLTNDVAYKDPHVSSYRLGNMIGNSSASQAVVEFISTVSPPLFNRIVFWNRNILQEATIGLPSILVTGPTGSGKEFFFNNLYNNLNGLYRQQINPGGELPVKKTNIAAYAGDLTYSELFGHKKGAFTGAYTDRRGILEETIGGIVFLDEIGDADPKTQVQLLRFLDNGGFVRLGENTERYSRVLVVAATNKNLQEEIAAGRFREDLYHRLAELSIRLPSLNERREDIPDLSVHFLGKLYRTYRGESEPSDKPPVLTKGAKEILTRHTYKGNIRELRSILLRTLFFRRTNVISGDAIAQAIAGMGGGDTGARPLPPARDLDERLADDILERIAAGGDFWGEVYEPFTRSDIPRETVRLVIEKARAAAGKTMPAVARHLKAVVAGGDAEEERLRLYKFKNFLYKTVKIG
- a CDS encoding DUF6236 family protein, which translates into the protein MEQNALFYPHIGLHNPSWIKAMALFYDTIYRIVPDNVIPDDSPELQPLLEEGSIGRMIDPAKYSKQASEEFLAKIDDWRAAALCFSDEEEQELSRLHTDKTDERVRELFREAGYKEENNWMYVPTALASNFMLYMANLIGTQNKLSLITSDWGAWTGTSYFGLNGQIDEFIINIGQECDDDFAEAFGLFGLVLSELVPINIAEIPANDILKFRDKRRDEINNFRKCMHDLREELSKLESHEVKIGTIQDKVKELIRVQDQYKSSADIIKAKGWFGVSLMGFPAPMIFGQLFSIPHASTVALGAAGLSIGGLFNIQNTKEELRKLNQQNTASFLVELRKSFKGYTHARGGGDINFHAFNCMEEYVND